In Gemmatimonadaceae bacterium, a single genomic region encodes these proteins:
- a CDS encoding FRG domain-containing protein yields the protein MRAIVIHSLGEFVDRVTPSEPDSVTGRRRDAGVYRGSSDAESALFTSLDRLGSMRQPHSKSDLEEHILRNYIRYSRPHVGTDPINDWEQLVSAQHHGVPTRLLDWTYSPLVAAFFATRAKDDGPERDRAVWRLDSKLLHEKFEFPTFSLLIKDLDELFGKDGHFTPWKLMRRGAQRDFACLLEPPSLDQRIVAQAAVFTLCSDKSRSFDAFLDAHDLGGALTKYIIPAGEVGRLRDQLDLVGVDERRLFPDLDGVAAAIRRYYE from the coding sequence GTGCGCGCAATCGTAATTCACAGCCTCGGCGAGTTCGTCGACCGAGTTACGCCGTCAGAGCCTGACTCTGTCACGGGCCGCCGTCGCGACGCCGGCGTCTACCGCGGCAGCTCGGATGCGGAAAGCGCGCTCTTCACGAGCCTCGATCGCTTGGGGAGCATGCGCCAGCCGCACTCGAAATCGGATCTCGAGGAGCACATTCTCCGAAACTACATCCGCTACTCGCGCCCACACGTCGGAACGGATCCGATCAACGATTGGGAACAGCTCGTGTCCGCCCAGCATCACGGCGTGCCGACCCGGCTACTCGACTGGACATACTCGCCACTCGTCGCTGCCTTTTTCGCGACGCGCGCTAAAGACGATGGCCCCGAACGAGATCGCGCTGTGTGGCGACTCGACTCGAAGCTCCTCCACGAGAAATTCGAGTTTCCCACTTTCTCACTGTTGATCAAGGACCTCGATGAGCTGTTCGGAAAGGACGGCCATTTCACGCCCTGGAAGCTCATGCGTCGCGGCGCCCAACGAGATTTTGCGTGTCTGCTCGAGCCACCCTCGCTCGACCAACGGATTGTCGCGCAGGCGGCAGTGTTTACGCTCTGCTCCGACAAGTCGCGATCGTTCGATGCGTTCCTCGACGCGCACGACCTCGGCGGCGCGCTGACCAAGTACATCATTCCGGCTGGCGAGGTCGGCCGGCTGCGTGACCAACTCGATCTCGTTGGCGTCGATGAGCGTCGGCTCTTTCCCGACCTCGACGGAGTTGCTGCGGCCATTCGGCGATACTACGAGTAA
- a CDS encoding DUF3565 domain-containing protein — protein sequence MTGIEVPARRIAGFHADEEQHWVAELECGHSIHMRHDPPWQNRPWVLTADGRARMVGATVACKQCAQS from the coding sequence ATGACTGGGATAGAGGTTCCGGCGAGGCGAATCGCCGGCTTCCATGCTGACGAGGAGCAGCACTGGGTCGCTGAGCTCGAGTGCGGTCACTCCATTCACATGCGCCACGATCCTCCGTGGCAGAACCGGCCGTGGGTGCTCACGGCTGATGGCCGAGCTCGGATGGTTGGCGCCACCGTCGCCTGCAAACAGTGCGCGCAATCGTAA
- a CDS encoding GNAT family N-acetyltransferase, whose product MNDVPRKWVRGDFVISTDRKRLDIDVVHDYLSSSYWAAGMPRAVLERGIENSVAFGTYHRDRQVGFARVITDLATYAYLSDVFVLESHRGQGLSKWLMECVLAHPELQGLRRLALFTRDAQGLYARYGFGPARGTSTYLERSTPNVYAGPTR is encoded by the coding sequence ATGAACGACGTACCTCGGAAGTGGGTGCGGGGCGATTTCGTGATCTCGACGGATCGCAAGCGGCTCGATATCGATGTGGTTCACGATTATCTGTCGAGCTCGTACTGGGCGGCTGGTATGCCGCGGGCCGTGCTCGAGCGTGGAATTGAGAATTCGGTCGCTTTCGGGACCTACCATCGCGATCGACAAGTGGGCTTCGCGCGGGTGATCACCGATCTCGCGACATACGCGTATCTCTCGGACGTGTTCGTACTCGAATCCCATCGCGGCCAGGGTCTCTCGAAATGGCTCATGGAGTGCGTTCTTGCGCATCCCGAGCTCCAGGGCCTGCGTCGCTTGGCACTCTTTACGCGCGATGCCCAAGGTCTGTACGCGCGCTATGGCTTCGGACCCGCGCGTGGGACCTCGACGTATCTCGAGCGGTCGACGCCTAACGTTTACGCCGGGCCGACACGATGA
- a CDS encoding L,D-transpeptidase family protein, with product MTLLLLAGAAALALSHGPDSTRLAPNAATRSGAPVAADSLVLNKSRRELVVYYRGYPVHVYYVALGRNPVGDKERIGDNRTPEGLFYIEGRNPNSKYHLSLRISYPDAVHRARAARLRVEPGGDIMIHGLPEEQAAFGPAHRDYDWTNGCIAVTNKEIEELWRVIRDGTPIQIKP from the coding sequence ATGACCCTCCTGCTTCTCGCGGGCGCTGCTGCGCTCGCCCTATCTCATGGCCCCGACAGCACTCGCCTCGCGCCGAACGCGGCGACGCGATCTGGCGCGCCCGTAGCGGCCGACAGTCTCGTGCTGAACAAGAGCCGGCGCGAGCTGGTCGTGTATTATCGCGGCTATCCGGTGCACGTCTACTACGTCGCTCTCGGCCGAAACCCCGTCGGCGATAAAGAGCGGATTGGCGATAACCGAACGCCTGAGGGCCTGTTTTATATCGAGGGGCGAAATCCGAACAGCAAGTATCACCTATCGCTGCGGATCTCCTATCCAGACGCGGTACATCGGGCGCGTGCGGCGAGGCTGCGTGTCGAGCCTGGCGGAGACATCATGATCCACGGCTTGCCAGAGGAGCAGGCGGCCTTTGGCCCAGCGCATCGCGACTACGACTGGACGAATGGGTGTATCGCCGTGACGAACAAGGAAATCGAAGAGCTGTGGCGAGTCATTCGAGACGGCACTCCCATTCAGATCAAGCCCTGA
- a CDS encoding HAD-IA family hydrolase: MAVLFDLDGTLIDSIELILASMRYAFAKCRAPQPTDAEWLTGVGTPLRTMFQQYASDDAEIDRFIAAYREHQFANHDDLVRCYDAVPATVAALAAAGNRLAVVTSKTEALAGRGLKHVGLAGYFDTVIGCDSCSRHKPHPEPVLTALERLGYQPDEAAFVGDSVHDVEAGNAAGVLTVAALWGPFTREQLAVASPDAYLERVTELPQVLVGR, encoded by the coding sequence ATGGCTGTGTTGTTCGATCTCGACGGGACGCTCATCGATTCGATCGAGCTGATTCTCGCTTCGATGAGATACGCATTCGCAAAATGTCGCGCACCGCAACCGACCGACGCGGAATGGTTGACCGGTGTGGGCACACCGTTACGAACGATGTTCCAGCAGTACGCGTCGGACGACGCCGAGATCGACCGTTTCATCGCCGCATATCGAGAGCACCAATTCGCAAATCACGACGATCTCGTCAGGTGCTACGATGCAGTCCCGGCTACGGTCGCGGCCCTCGCGGCCGCGGGAAATCGCCTCGCCGTCGTGACGAGCAAGACGGAAGCGCTCGCGGGCCGCGGCCTCAAGCACGTCGGCCTCGCCGGCTACTTCGATACCGTCATTGGCTGCGACTCATGTTCGAGACACAAACCGCATCCCGAACCCGTACTGACCGCGCTGGAGCGCCTCGGCTATCAGCCCGATGAAGCCGCTTTTGTCGGCGATTCAGTGCATGACGTTGAAGCTGGCAATGCGGCGGGTGTGCTGACCGTCGCCGCTCTGTGGGGTCCATTTACGCGGGAGCAGCTGGCGGTCGCCTCACCCGACGCGTACCTCGAGCGGGTCACAGAGCTTCCGCAAGTGTTGGTAGGACGCTGA
- a CDS encoding RNA polymerase sigma factor: MTAVAIIEASTAAKNDGDSDVALAASGNRQAFERLYRQHVNRVFSLCARMVADRLRAEELTQDVFVRAWEKLHLFRGESSFGTWLHRMTVNVVLNARKSEGRRQSRFEDSDEESGGVDSVASSSTSGTVGMPLPPGDLLDLEDAIGRLPPGARRVFVLHDVEGYKHEEIAEMLGVTTGATKAQLHRARLLLREALNR; this comes from the coding sequence ATGACGGCAGTGGCAATCATCGAAGCATCGACAGCGGCGAAGAACGACGGCGATTCTGACGTAGCTCTAGCCGCTTCGGGGAATCGGCAAGCTTTCGAGCGCCTCTATCGTCAGCACGTCAATCGCGTGTTCTCGCTCTGCGCGCGCATGGTAGCAGATCGGCTGCGCGCCGAAGAGCTGACACAGGATGTCTTCGTCCGGGCCTGGGAAAAGCTGCACCTATTCCGCGGGGAGAGCTCGTTTGGCACGTGGTTGCATCGAATGACAGTCAATGTCGTGCTCAACGCGCGGAAGAGTGAAGGACGGCGACAGTCGCGATTCGAGGACTCCGATGAAGAGAGTGGCGGTGTGGACTCGGTCGCGTCGAGCAGTACTTCGGGAACGGTCGGGATGCCGCTCCCACCCGGAGATCTGCTCGATCTCGAGGACGCCATCGGACGGCTACCCCCTGGCGCGCGACGGGTGTTCGTGCTGCACGATGTAGAAGGTTATAAACACGAGGAAATTGCCGAGATGTTGGGCGTGACGACCGGAGCGACGAAAGCACAACTCCACCGCGCTCGGCTTCTATTGCGGGAGGCGCTGAATCGATGA
- a CDS encoding DUF4097 family beta strand repeat-containing protein has protein sequence MINFCPRSTFGSSLHSALFVLALSATVAGAQRRRDYDRDYRSNVDTSFDFDRRGLVSLTLGSGDIIVTAWSRDQIRIHATSESGGVRLDASSSRVSLELSNRYGQGGDSRFEVTVPVGVRIVARAQSGDIAISGTQGEVDARSQSGDIKIGDVASRLDIGTLSGDIEARGVNGDIQIKSVSGDIRVTDFKGDFEGETVSGSIELHNGTAHDVRSHTTSGDLVYDGTIDPSGRYELSAHSGDIRLNIPSNTSAQLSVSTWSGTLDSDFPITLRPGEHGIGSGQAKRFTFDIGNGAARISAETFSGDITIGSRGSARREQ, from the coding sequence ATGATAAACTTCTGTCCCCGCTCGACGTTCGGGTCGAGCCTCCATTCGGCGCTGTTCGTTCTCGCGCTCTCGGCGACGGTCGCCGGTGCGCAGCGCCGGCGCGACTACGACCGAGACTACCGATCGAACGTCGACACCAGCTTCGACTTCGATCGTCGTGGGCTCGTCTCGCTCACGCTCGGCAGCGGCGACATCATCGTGACGGCGTGGTCTCGCGATCAAATTCGCATTCATGCGACGAGCGAGAGCGGCGGCGTCCGTCTCGATGCGAGCTCATCGCGCGTCAGCCTCGAGCTTTCGAATCGGTATGGCCAGGGAGGCGACTCGCGGTTCGAGGTTACCGTCCCCGTCGGCGTGCGCATCGTGGCGCGGGCGCAATCGGGCGATATCGCGATCTCGGGAACTCAGGGAGAAGTCGACGCGCGTTCGCAGAGCGGCGACATCAAGATCGGCGATGTCGCGAGCCGGCTAGATATCGGCACACTCTCCGGCGACATCGAAGCGCGCGGCGTGAACGGAGACATACAAATCAAATCGGTCAGCGGTGATATTCGTGTCACGGACTTCAAAGGTGACTTCGAGGGAGAGACCGTAAGCGGAAGCATCGAGCTGCACAACGGAACTGCGCATGATGTGCGATCGCACACGACCAGCGGAGATCTCGTCTACGACGGTACTATCGATCCCTCCGGCCGGTACGAGCTGAGCGCGCACTCCGGCGATATCCGACTGAACATTCCGTCGAACACGAGCGCACAGCTCTCGGTATCGACCTGGAGTGGAACGCTCGATAGCGACTTCCCCATCACGCTGCGACCGGGCGAGCACGGTATCGGTAGCGGTCAGGCAAAACGATTCACCTTCGACATCGGGAACGGCGCTGCTCGAATCTCGGCGGAGACGTTCTCTGGCGACATCACGATTGGCTCACGGGGATCGGCGCGCCGTGAGCAATGA
- a CDS encoding DUF4097 family beta strand repeat-containing protein produces MRYAPALVLTLLCAPLVAGAQDRDGDLHWERRLSSGQTVHVRNINGDISVTPSSSGRVEIVGIRRGSGRSADRLNAQVTETSDGLMVCVVRLNSDDECDGRGYHRHNDDDDDNWGNASLNLEVRLPSSVQIDAKSVSGNVDVVGAQGDVRAEAVSGDIRLERLRATSVEARSVSGGINASIESLSGSGPLSFKSVSGDVKLEFPRSLDADLSMSSVSGQLDSDFQMTLGGGSRSSRRRIEARIGRGGRDLDLTTVSGDVRLRMTRD; encoded by the coding sequence ATGCGCTACGCTCCCGCGCTCGTTCTGACGCTGCTCTGCGCTCCGCTCGTTGCGGGCGCGCAAGATCGTGACGGTGACTTGCATTGGGAGAGACGGCTCTCCTCAGGTCAGACGGTTCACGTTCGCAACATCAACGGCGATATCAGCGTCACTCCGTCGTCGTCAGGTCGAGTCGAGATCGTCGGGATTCGCCGCGGCAGCGGCCGTTCGGCGGACCGGCTGAACGCCCAGGTGACGGAGACGTCGGACGGGCTCATGGTTTGTGTCGTGCGGCTGAATTCCGATGACGAGTGTGATGGCCGCGGCTACCATCGTCACAACGACGACGATGACGATAACTGGGGGAACGCGAGCCTGAATCTCGAAGTCCGACTGCCCTCGAGCGTTCAGATCGACGCGAAATCGGTCAGTGGCAATGTCGACGTCGTCGGCGCGCAGGGTGATGTTCGCGCCGAGGCCGTGAGTGGTGATATCCGGCTCGAGCGGCTGCGCGCGACGTCCGTCGAGGCGCGCTCGGTGAGTGGAGGAATCAACGCCTCCATCGAGTCGCTGTCGGGCAGCGGACCATTATCATTCAAATCGGTGAGCGGCGACGTGAAGCTGGAATTTCCACGCAGTCTCGACGCCGACCTCTCGATGAGCAGCGTGAGCGGGCAACTCGACTCAGATTTCCAGATGACGCTCGGCGGCGGCAGCCGCTCGAGCCGGCGGCGGATCGAAGCGCGAATCGGACGAGGCGGGCGGGATTTGGATCTCACGACCGTGAGCGGTGATGTCCGGCTGCGAATGACACGAGACTAA